A region of the Arthrobacter sp. FW306-07-I genome:
AGATGCCGCCCCGCTTGGTGGTGAGCACCTGGTAGGTGGCGATGGTTACCGGCCGCACCTCCTTGAGGGCGCCGGAGTATTCACCCACCTCTTCCTCGGTAAGGGAGGTGCGCCGGAGCAGTTCGTCCTTCCACTGCCGGGCGGCCACGGTGTTGGTGACCAGGATCAGTGTTGTGGTGGAACCGGTGGCCATGGCCGCGGCGCCCACCAGGGTTTTGCCGGCGCCACAGGGCAGCACGACTACCCCGCTGCCGCCCGCCCAGAAGTTCTCGCTGGCCAGGCGCTGATACGGCCGGAGCTGCCACCCGTCTTCATTGAGCGAAATCAGGTGCGGGGTGCCGTCCACATAACCGGCCAAGTCCTCCGCGGGCCAGCCGAGCTTCAGCAGCAGCTGCTTGAGCTGCCCCCGCTGCGAGGCGTGCACCACTACCGTCTCGCCGTCGATCCTGGGTCCCAGCAGCGGGGCGATCTTCTTGGCCCGGATCACTTCCTCCAGGACGGGATAGTCATCGGTCCGCATGACCAGCCCGTGGCGGGGGTCCTTTTCCAGGCGCAGCCGGCCGTACCGGGACATGGTTTCGTCGACATCGATCAGCAGTGAATGCGGCACAGGGAAGCGGGAGTATTTCAGCAGCGCGTCCAGTACCTTTTCGGCGTCCAGCCCGGCGGCACGGGCGTTCCACAGGCCCAGCGGGGTAAGCCGGTAGCTGTGCATGTGCTCGGGCGCACGTTCCAGCTCGGCGAAGGGCGCAATGGCGTGCCGGGCTTCGGTGGCCAGCTCGTGGTCCACCTCGAGGAGGATGGTCTTGTCGCTTTGGACGATCAGGGGTCCGTCGGTCACGCGGGGGAATCCTTTACTGGCGCAGTTCCTCTGCGGCCTCGATGTCGATGATGCGGTGGACGGACAGGACCCGTTCGGTGTCCTTGGCCGGATCGAACACGCGGACCCTGCCCCCGCTTACTGATAGCGGAACAACAACTTCCAGGCTGGCATTCCCCAGGTTGTCCACCACGTTCATGTTGATCCGCTGCTTGAGCCGGATGGCCCTTTGCAGCGCCTCAAGTCCCAGCTGGGTGGCGACCTCGCTGCCGCTCGCTGCTCCGGGGTGGTGCCCGACGGCGGTGCCGGCTTGCCGCAGCACGTCCAGCTGCGCTTCCACTTCCTCAGCCGCGGGCGCCATCCGCGGGGCGGTGTACACCGGGCGCAGGCTCTCCTGGGGTGCAGCGGACCGGCGGAGGTGCGCTGCGGGTTCGGCGCCGTCCACCGACGGCGAGAGGCCCAGGCTGCGGAGCACGGCGGCAAGCTCGCGGGGCGGCGCGGAGGACGCGACAACCGTGGGGGCCAGCCTGACGAGGCCCAACTGGGCAGCCTTCGGTCCCGCCAGCAGGTCCGTAAGCGCGGTTTCATCCTCACTGTGGATGAAGCTCGCAGCCTGGCCTACGTGCAGCCTGCCGTGCCGCGAAGCGGTGTCCTCCACCAGGTACTGCAGCGGCTGGGGAACCGCCGTGGCCGAGTGCTCCCGGAGGAACGCCAGCAGGCCGGCGGCGTCGTAGCCGCCGTCCAGTGCGCGTTTGATCGACTCCGCGGAGAACCGGTAAATGGTGGCAGGACCCTGCCCCTCGGCGTCGGCCATTCCCTGGAGCTGTTCCGTCAGTGCAGGGGAGAGGTAACCGGGAGCAACAGCGGTCAGGTCAGCCTGCAGCAGCACGTGGTTCAGGGCGGCGGGCAGATGTTCGCCCAGAATGGCAAGGGCGGCATCGGGGTCGTCCTCCGCGAAGGCGCTCCCCAGCTGGCTCAGGGCCCCGGAGCCCACCAGGCCCAGCATTTCAGCCTCGGCAAGGACGCCCCGGATCAGGGAACTGAACCGCCGGGCCATCCGCGGCTGGGACCATTCGGCGCGCTGCAGCACCGCGGCGGCATCAAGGACGGGCGCGCCACCGTCGCCGTCCTCGGCTTCCCGCGTCAGCTCAAGCAGGATTTCCAGGATGCGTTTGCGGACAACCGGGGCATCCGGGCGCTGGGCCCCCGCGGACAAGGCGGCGATGGTGGTGCCGGAGGCCGAGCGGGCGGCCGCCGCCCCAGGCGCTGAATTGACGGGTTGGCCCACCATGGAGGGCACGCGCTCGCTGGCCAGCCAGGCGTTCACCAGCCACAGCCATTGTTCCTGCCGGGGCAGGACCAGCCACTCCAGTTCCGGCGGCTGCACCCACGATGACGAATCGACGTCGAGGCGGATCAGGCCGGCCAGGCCGCACAGCTCCAGCAGCCGGCCCACCGCGCCCTGGTCAATGCGCAGCTGGTCGGACAGCCGCCGCAGCTCGCGGACGCCCACGCCCCCGCTTCGCAGGGTGGCCAGCGGCTGCGTCTTAACCGCATGCAACAGTTCGGAGACCAGCCGAAGGGTTTCGGAAATAGCACTCAGGGCCGCATTCCTGCGCAGC
Encoded here:
- a CDS encoding DNA repair helicase XPB, which codes for MTDGPLIVQSDKTILLEVDHELATEARHAIAPFAELERAPEHMHSYRLTPLGLWNARAAGLDAEKVLDALLKYSRFPVPHSLLIDVDETMSRYGRLRLEKDPRHGLVMRTDDYPVLEEVIRAKKIAPLLGPRIDGETVVVHASQRGQLKQLLLKLGWPAEDLAGYVDGTPHLISLNEDGWQLRPYQRLASENFWAGGSGVVVLPCGAGKTLVGAAAMATGSTTTLILVTNTVAARQWKDELLRRTSLTEEEVGEYSGALKEVRPVTIATYQVLTTKRGGIYPHLELVDGHDWGLIIYDEVHLLPAPIFRMTADLQARRRLGLTATLVREDGREGEVFSLIGPKRYDAPWKDIESQGYIAPADCVEVRVDLPKDERVAYAMADDADKYRLCATSESKTRVVEELVARHTGEQLLVIGQYIDQLDELGERLEAPVIKGDTSVKVRQKLFDLFRAGELQTLVVSKVANFSIDLPEASVAIQVSGSFGSRQEEAQRLGRLLRPKKDGRAARFYSLVARDTLDQDFAAKRQRFLAEQGYAYRIMDAKDVAAAD
- a CDS encoding helicase-associated domain-containing protein, whose product is MSLIRALGMELEARSDDSLRALFAARPDLISPSVPDFAALAARATSRVSVQRALERLNRPQMQVLETLHLCTNTDTGHSASAEGLHQLIRGSSPAVVEQIIGTLQELALVHPAAPPHGTPAAADQQFFLPVGSLKDVVGIYPAGLGRSYTELVRLQPAFAQRAVRLVAELHRSGFAIHGATTPMEAALALQHWTSSPEALQDILAKAPERTTALLAKFRNWAMGAVPQAQRKASVATEGADVGPVDWLLARGLLVPLDAAHVELPHSVGLALRGGAIINDFTLSPPVAELGRTTAALRRNAALSAISETLRLVSELLHAVKTQPLATLRSGGVGVRELRRLSDQLRIDQGAVGRLLELCGLAGLIRLDVDSSSWVQPPELEWLVLPRQEQWLWLVNAWLASERVPSMVGQPVNSAPGAAAARSASGTTIAALSAGAQRPDAPVVRKRILEILLELTREAEDGDGGAPVLDAAAVLQRAEWSQPRMARRFSSLIRGVLAEAEMLGLVGSGALSQLGSAFAEDDPDAALAILGEHLPAALNHVLLQADLTAVAPGYLSPALTEQLQGMADAEGQGPATIYRFSAESIKRALDGGYDAAGLLAFLREHSATAVPQPLQYLVEDTASRHGRLHVGQAASFIHSEDETALTDLLAGPKAAQLGLVRLAPTVVASSAPPRELAAVLRSLGLSPSVDGAEPAAHLRRSAAPQESLRPVYTAPRMAPAAEEVEAQLDVLRQAGTAVGHHPGAASGSEVATQLGLEALQRAIRLKQRINMNVVDNLGNASLEVVVPLSVSGGRVRVFDPAKDTERVLSVHRIIDIEAAEELRQ